The following are encoded in a window of Nocardioides houyundeii genomic DNA:
- a CDS encoding single-stranded DNA-binding protein, with protein MAGETVITVVGNMVDDPELRFTPSGAPVANFRIASTPRTFDKNSNEWKDGDALFLSCSIWRQAAENVAETLQKGMRVVVQGRLKSRQYETREGEKRTVFEIEVEEIGPSLKYATAKVTRTTRQGGGGGNFGGGGGGGNSAPANDPWSTPAPSQPAQGGGGYGGGASQGGGQGGGQPDPWGAPGVGSDEPPF; from the coding sequence ATGGCAGGCGAGACCGTCATCACCGTGGTCGGCAACATGGTCGACGACCCGGAGCTGCGCTTCACCCCCTCGGGTGCACCCGTGGCGAACTTCCGGATCGCGTCCACGCCGCGGACCTTCGACAAGAACTCCAACGAGTGGAAGGACGGCGACGCGCTGTTCCTCTCCTGCTCTATCTGGCGCCAGGCGGCGGAGAACGTCGCCGAGACGCTCCAGAAGGGGATGCGTGTCGTGGTGCAGGGACGGCTCAAGTCCCGTCAGTACGAAACCCGTGAGGGCGAGAAGCGCACCGTCTTCGAGATCGAGGTCGAGGAGATCGGCCCGTCCTTGAAGTACGCCACCGCGAAGGTCACCCGCACCACCCGTCAGGGCGGCGGCGGCGGCAACTTCGGTGGCGGTGGCGGTGGCGGCAACTCCGCTCCGGCCAACGACCCGTGGAGCACTCCGGCTCCGTCGCAGCCCGCACAGGGTGGCGGCGGCTACGGCGGCGGTGCTTCTCAGGGCGGCGGCCAGGGTGGCGGACAGCCTGACCCGTGGGGCGCCCCCGGCGTGGGCTCCGACGAGCCCCCGTTCTGA
- a CDS encoding serine/threonine-protein kinase, which translates to MPAPPAAACLAGRYVLLDQIGAGGMGSVWRARDLRSGQLVAVKVLGQHNGALLARFLREQGIRLRHPHVLAPTGWAAEDDVVLLTMDLVRGGSVQTLLAEHGPLPEGCVATILAQTLRALSAVHAAGLVHRDVKPANLLLEATADGSLHVRLADFGVAVTLTGERLTTSPAAIGTEGYMSPDQARGDAPEPRQDLYAVGVLGVHLLTGRRPRAEVPLPPGRLRPLLERLLADDPQARPAGAEQALALLGRLDVPPEPGVWVRDRLGPAPDERPGRRRLPWGPLAVMATSLAVTGGCVAAIVRMLG; encoded by the coding sequence GTGCCCGCACCCCCAGCCGCCGCGTGCCTCGCCGGGCGCTACGTGCTGCTGGACCAGATCGGCGCCGGCGGCATGGGCTCGGTGTGGCGGGCCCGGGACCTGCGCTCGGGCCAGCTGGTCGCCGTCAAGGTGCTCGGCCAGCACAACGGCGCGCTGCTGGCCCGGTTCCTGCGCGAGCAGGGCATCCGGCTGCGCCACCCCCACGTGCTGGCGCCCACCGGCTGGGCCGCCGAGGACGACGTGGTGCTGCTGACCATGGACCTGGTCCGCGGCGGCTCGGTGCAGACGCTGCTCGCCGAGCACGGGCCGCTGCCGGAGGGCTGCGTGGCGACGATCCTGGCCCAGACGCTGCGCGCCCTGTCCGCGGTGCATGCCGCTGGGCTGGTGCACCGCGACGTCAAGCCGGCCAACCTGCTGCTGGAGGCCACCGCCGACGGCAGCCTGCACGTCCGGCTCGCCGACTTCGGGGTCGCGGTGACTTTGACGGGCGAACGGCTCACCACCTCGCCGGCCGCCATCGGCACCGAGGGCTACATGTCGCCCGACCAGGCCCGGGGAGATGCTCCGGAGCCCCGCCAGGACCTGTACGCCGTGGGGGTGCTCGGCGTGCACCTGCTCACCGGGCGCCGGCCCCGTGCCGAGGTGCCGTTGCCCCCGGGTCGGCTGCGACCGCTGCTGGAGCGGCTGCTGGCCGACGACCCGCAGGCGCGCCCGGCCGGTGCGGAGCAGGCGCTGGCCCTGCTGGGCCGTCTCGACGTGCCGCCGGAGCCGGGGGTGTGGGTCCGCGACCGGCTGGGCCCCGCCCCCGACGAGCGGCCCGGACGCCGTCGGCTGCCCTGGGGACCGCTCGCGGTGATGGCGACCTCGCTGGCGGTGACCGGGGGCTGCGTGGCCGCGATCGTCCGGATGCTCGGATGA
- the rplI gene encoding 50S ribosomal protein L9, with translation MKLILTQEVTGLGAPGDVVEVKDGYGRNYLVPRGEAIRWTRGGEKTIESIKSARASRAVRDNDHAVEIKNKLQGNPVALKVRSGEGGRLFGAVTAADIAEALSAASGETVDKRTLVLGNPIKALGTHEVSVKLHDEVTAKVTLNVIPA, from the coding sequence ATGAAGCTCATCCTGACCCAGGAAGTGACCGGCCTCGGCGCTCCCGGCGACGTGGTCGAGGTCAAGGACGGCTACGGCCGTAACTACCTCGTGCCCCGTGGCGAGGCGATCCGCTGGACCCGTGGCGGCGAGAAGACCATCGAGTCGATCAAGTCCGCCCGCGCCTCGCGCGCGGTGCGCGACAACGACCACGCGGTCGAGATCAAGAACAAGCTCCAGGGCAACCCGGTCGCGCTCAAGGTGCGCTCCGGTGAGGGCGGTCGTCTCTTCGGAGCGGTCACCGCTGCCGACATCGCCGAGGCGCTGAGCGCCGCGTCGGGCGAGACCGTGGACAAGCGCACGCTTGTGCTCGGCAACCCGATCAAGGCGCTGGGCACCCACGAGGTGTCCGTCAAGCTGCACGACGAGGTCACCGCCAAGGTGACGCTCAACGTGATCCCCGCCTGA
- the rpsR gene encoding 30S ribosomal protein S18 has protein sequence MAKAVIRKPKKKVCQFCKEKATGVDYKDTTLLRKFISDRGKIRARRVTGNCVQHQRDVAMAVKNAREVALLPYTSTGR, from the coding sequence ATGGCCAAGGCAGTGATTCGCAAGCCCAAGAAGAAGGTTTGCCAGTTCTGCAAGGAGAAGGCGACTGGTGTCGATTACAAGGACACCACGCTCCTTCGCAAGTTCATCTCCGACCGCGGCAAGATCCGTGCGCGTCGCGTGACCGGCAACTGCGTCCAGCACCAGCGCGACGTCGCCATGGCGGTCAAGAACGCCCGCGAGGTCGCCCTGCTGCCCTACACCTCCACCGGTCGCTGA
- the rpsF gene encoding 30S ribosomal protein S6 has product MRKYEVMVILDPSLEERTIEPSLDKYLNVIRTDGGTVDNVDVWGRRRLAYEIKKNAEGIYAVISLSAEPATVKEFDRQLTLNESILRTKVIKPGKR; this is encoded by the coding sequence TTGCGTAAGTATGAAGTAATGGTCATCCTCGACCCCAGCCTTGAAGAGCGCACCATCGAGCCGTCGCTCGACAAGTACCTCAACGTCATCCGTACCGACGGTGGCACCGTGGACAACGTCGACGTCTGGGGACGTCGTCGCCTTGCCTACGAGATCAAGAAGAACGCTGAGGGCATCTACGCCGTCATCTCGCTGTCGGCCGAGCCTGCCACGGTCAAGGAGTTCGACCGTCAGCTCACCCTCAACGAGTCCATCCTGCGCACGAAGGTCATCAAGCCCGGCAAGCGCTGA
- a CDS encoding MATE family efflux transporter: protein MQKADREILRLAVPAFFALVAEPLFLLADSAFVGHLGTAELAGLGIAAVVLQTVVGLCVFLAYGTTAGVARHLGAGDLRAALAQGIDGLWLAVLIGTVATVAGVALTGPLVAAFGTGPEVSEHARDYLRIAFLGVTPLLVMLATTGVLRGLQDTRTPLVVAVVGNGVNIAANAVLVFGFGPVPALGIAGSAIGSVVAQVGSAAALTFVVVRAARAQGAPLTPDRAGILGAAHAAIGLVIRTLALRASLLVGTYAVAAGASESGVEVAAHQVAFTVWTFLAFALDAIAIAAQALTGRSLGAGDLPGTRALTRRMVWWGVWSGLVTAVALAAVAPALGHLFTGDAAVRDLLVPVLLVAAAGQPVAGVVFVLDGVLIGAGDGNYLALASVVTLVAYLPAALLGAHLGDTVGVWCAFVLVFLGSRAVVLLHRASGTRWMVTGAQGRS from the coding sequence GTGCAGAAGGCCGATCGGGAGATCCTCCGCCTCGCGGTCCCGGCGTTCTTCGCCCTGGTCGCCGAGCCGCTCTTCCTGCTCGCCGACTCCGCCTTCGTGGGCCACCTCGGTACCGCGGAGCTCGCCGGTCTCGGCATCGCCGCGGTGGTGCTGCAGACGGTGGTGGGGCTCTGCGTCTTCCTGGCCTACGGGACCACCGCGGGGGTGGCCCGGCACCTGGGCGCGGGCGACCTGCGGGCCGCCCTGGCCCAAGGCATCGACGGCCTCTGGCTGGCCGTCCTCATCGGCACCGTGGCCACGGTGGCCGGCGTGGCGCTCACCGGACCGCTGGTGGCGGCGTTCGGGACCGGTCCCGAGGTCAGCGAGCACGCCCGGGACTACCTTCGCATCGCCTTCCTCGGCGTCACCCCGCTGCTGGTCATGCTGGCCACCACCGGCGTGCTCCGCGGCCTCCAGGACACCAGGACACCCCTGGTGGTCGCGGTGGTCGGCAACGGGGTCAACATCGCGGCCAACGCGGTCCTGGTCTTCGGGTTCGGCCCGGTCCCCGCGTTGGGGATCGCGGGCTCGGCCATCGGCTCCGTCGTCGCCCAGGTCGGCTCGGCCGCGGCCCTGACCTTCGTGGTGGTCCGCGCCGCGCGCGCCCAGGGCGCACCGTTGACCCCGGACCGGGCGGGCATCCTCGGCGCCGCCCACGCGGCCATCGGCCTGGTGATCCGCACCCTGGCGCTGCGCGCCTCGCTGCTGGTCGGCACGTACGCGGTCGCTGCCGGCGCATCCGAGAGCGGGGTGGAGGTCGCGGCCCACCAGGTGGCCTTCACGGTGTGGACCTTCCTGGCCTTCGCCCTGGACGCCATCGCCATCGCCGCCCAGGCGCTGACCGGGCGCTCCCTGGGTGCCGGTGACCTCCCGGGCACCCGGGCCCTGACCCGGCGCATGGTGTGGTGGGGCGTCTGGTCGGGACTGGTCACCGCCGTCGCTCTGGCGGCGGTGGCGCCGGCGCTCGGTCACCTGTTCACCGGCGACGCGGCCGTCCGGGACCTGCTGGTCCCGGTGCTGCTGGTCGCCGCAGCGGGGCAGCCCGTGGCCGGCGTGGTCTTCGTCCTGGACGGGGTGCTGATCGGCGCCGGGGACGGCAACTACCTGGCGCTGGCCAGCGTGGTCACCCTGGTGGCCTACCTGCCCGCCGCCCTCCTGGGGGCGCACCTGGGGGACACCGTGGGCGTCTGGTGCGCCTTCGTGCTGGTCTTCCTGGGCAGCCGTGCGGTGGTGCTCCTGCACCGGGCGTCAGGCACCCGGTGGATGGTGACCGGCGCGCAGGGTCGCTCCTAG